In the Sphingobacteriaceae bacterium genome, one interval contains:
- a CDS encoding cell wall hydrolase yields MLTTDHTCPRRWRRPAAVALLTLFFLALFSFPASAPSLTALMGSRGADAAQVHTVSPGESLWLIAQRYGTTVGALREANGLGGDLIRPGQRLTIPQSASTAWAAPLLTPAEMDLLARLVRAEAEDQPYAGKVAVAAVVLNRTRSSLFPNGVWAVVYEPYQFEPVMNGQINLPARPTDRQAVADALSGWDPSYGALYFFNPAKTANAFLWSRPVTVTIGDHRFTR; encoded by the coding sequence GTGTTGACAACCGATCATACATGCCCGCGCCGTTGGCGACGACCGGCGGCAGTGGCGCTGCTGACCCTCTTTTTCCTCGCACTGTTTTCCTTCCCCGCCAGCGCTCCCTCCTTGACGGCCCTCATGGGATCCCGGGGCGCGGACGCCGCCCAGGTCCACACCGTAAGTCCCGGCGAGTCCTTGTGGCTCATCGCCCAAAGGTACGGCACGACGGTGGGCGCCCTGCGGGAAGCCAACGGCCTGGGGGGCGACTTGATCCGGCCGGGCCAGAGGCTGACCATTCCCCAGTCGGCATCCACGGCCTGGGCTGCGCCCCTGCTCACGCCGGCGGAGATGGACCTGCTGGCGCGCCTGGTGCGGGCCGAGGCTGAAGACCAGCCCTACGCCGGCAAGGTGGCGGTGGCCGCTGTGGTGCTGAACCGCACCCGCAGCAGCCTGTTTCCCAACGGCGTTTGGGCGGTCGTCTACGAACCTTACCAATTCGAACCTGTTATGAACGGGCAAATCAACCTGCCCGCCCGGCCCACCGACCGGCAGGCCGTGGCGGATGCCCTCAGCGGTTGGGACCCCAGCTACGGGGCCTTGTACTTCTTCAACCCCGCCAAGACGGCCAACGCCTTCTTGTGGTCCCGCCCGGTGACGGTGACCATCGGCGACCACCGGTTCACCCGCTGA
- the map gene encoding type I methionyl aminopeptidase, which yields MIKLKSQRELAIMREAGAIVAGCHAVLKDYVKPGISTAELDQVAENFLRQKGATPSFKGYRGFPASICTSINDVVCHGIPGSQLLQPGDVISIDIGAYYKGYHGDSAWTYAVEPVDPKIAHLMAIGEECLYAGIAQAVDGNRMGDLAHAVQSVAEGHGYGVVRDFVGHGIGRDLHEPPEVYHAGEPNTGIRLTAGMVLCIEPMITMGDWRVTMDPDGWTVRTRDGSIAVQFEHTVAITDQGPEILTQLPGD from the coding sequence TTGATCAAGTTGAAATCCCAGCGGGAACTGGCCATCATGCGGGAAGCGGGCGCCATCGTCGCCGGCTGTCACGCCGTCCTCAAAGATTACGTCAAGCCGGGCATTTCCACCGCCGAACTGGACCAAGTGGCGGAAAACTTCCTGCGCCAAAAGGGAGCCACCCCCAGCTTCAAAGGATACAGGGGATTTCCCGCCTCCATCTGCACTTCCATCAACGACGTAGTCTGCCACGGCATTCCCGGCTCCCAGCTCCTCCAGCCGGGGGACGTAATTTCCATTGATATAGGCGCGTACTACAAGGGGTACCACGGTGATTCGGCCTGGACCTACGCCGTGGAGCCCGTGGACCCCAAAATAGCCCATCTCATGGCCATCGGAGAAGAATGCCTCTACGCCGGCATCGCCCAAGCCGTAGACGGCAACCGGATGGGCGACCTGGCCCATGCGGTGCAATCGGTGGCCGAAGGCCACGGCTACGGCGTGGTGCGGGACTTCGTGGGCCATGGCATCGGCCGGGATCTCCACGAGCCGCCGGAAGTGTACCACGCCGGCGAGCCCAACACCGGCATCCGCCTGACGGCGGGGATGGTCCTATGCATCGAGCCCATGATCACCATGGGGGATTGGCGGGTCACCATGGATCCCGACGGCTGGACGGTGCGCACCCGCGACGGATCCATCGCCGTCCAGTTTGAGCATACGGTGGCCATAACGGACCAAGGGCCGGAGATTCTCACCCAGCTGCCCGGAGACTGA
- a CDS encoding tRNA-binding protein, whose translation MIEYEQFRQVDMRVGKVVSAEPLAGARRPAYRMTIDFGPLGMRQSSAQITDLYTPRDLVGRLVVAVVNFPPKRIAGFRSEVLVLGVDTGAGVALLGVDGDVPLGARVY comes from the coding sequence ATGATAGAGTACGAGCAATTCCGGCAGGTGGACATGCGGGTGGGCAAGGTGGTAAGCGCCGAGCCCCTGGCGGGAGCGCGCCGCCCGGCCTACCGCATGACCATCGATTTCGGCCCTTTGGGGATGCGTCAAAGCAGCGCCCAGATCACCGATTTGTATACGCCCCGGGACCTGGTCGGACGACTGGTGGTGGCGGTGGTCAACTTCCCGCCCAAGCGGATCGCCGGCTTCCGGTCAGAAGTGCTGGTCCTGGGGGTGGACACCGGCGCCGGGGTGGCGCTGCTGGGCGTGGACGGCGATGTCCCCCTGGGGGCACGGGTTTACTGA
- the rpsD gene encoding 30S ribosomal protein S4 gives MARRTGPKHRLCRRVGQPLCGSPRCPALKRPYPPGQHGRSARPGRKLSEYGIRLLEKQKLREIYGVMERQFRRYYDRASKTKGKTGEALLQLLETRLDNMVYRMGFARTLPQARQLVSHGHIDVNGRRVDRPSFQVRPGDRVAVRGKSRNLDLIKEALEVVAQVPNYLSVDTEKLEGTLVRVPAREEIPVAVDETLVVEFYAGK, from the coding sequence TTGGCCAGAAGAACAGGACCGAAACACCGGCTATGCCGCCGCGTAGGCCAGCCCCTATGCGGCTCGCCTCGTTGCCCCGCCCTGAAGCGGCCTTATCCCCCTGGCCAGCATGGGCGGTCGGCCAGGCCGGGTCGGAAGCTGAGCGAATACGGCATCCGGCTGCTGGAAAAGCAAAAGCTGCGGGAAATTTACGGGGTCATGGAGCGCCAGTTCCGGCGGTACTATGACCGGGCCAGCAAGACCAAGGGCAAGACGGGTGAAGCGTTGCTGCAGCTGCTGGAGACCCGGCTGGACAACATGGTCTACCGCATGGGCTTTGCCCGGACGCTGCCCCAGGCCCGCCAGCTGGTTTCCCACGGGCACATTGACGTCAATGGCCGCAGGGTAGACCGGCCTTCCTTCCAGGTGCGGCCGGGCGACCGGGTGGCCGTGCGGGGCAAGAGCCGCAACTTGGACTTGATCAAGGAAGCCCTGGAAGTGGTTGCCCAGGTGCCCAACTACCTCAGCGTGGACACGGAAAAGCTGGAAGGCACCCTGGTAAGGGTTCCGGCCAGGGAGGAAATTCCCGTGGCCGTCGATGAAACGCTGGTGGTGGAGTTTTACGCCGGCAAGTAA
- a CDS encoding YwhD family protein, with amino-acid sequence MDLGDPAFKLIPDPAAQGEDLGNLAAAIVEEDTAYFSAEALHARSPAERGVKWVDDPQQVPQGKEYWVVWITLGRNEAGGRCYRGLVACPMWIDREAMVGYKSLADHVNGMRAALAGQVEVGNMTPEARQALRRLLSWEKELWENTPAPIRRQLSADGGL; translated from the coding sequence ATGGACTTGGGCGACCCGGCCTTTAAGCTCATCCCCGATCCCGCCGCCCAAGGAGAGGATCTGGGGAACCTGGCCGCAGCCATCGTAGAAGAGGATACGGCCTACTTCTCGGCCGAGGCGCTCCATGCCCGGAGTCCCGCCGAGCGGGGCGTCAAGTGGGTGGACGACCCCCAGCAGGTGCCCCAGGGCAAGGAATACTGGGTCGTCTGGATCACTTTGGGCCGCAATGAGGCAGGGGGGCGCTGCTACCGGGGCTTGGTGGCCTGCCCCATGTGGATCGACCGGGAGGCCATGGTGGGCTACAAGTCCCTGGCCGACCACGTGAACGGCATGCGGGCCGCCCTGGCGGGCCAGGTGGAAGTGGGCAACATGACCCCCGAGGCGCGGCAGGCCCTGCGGCGCCTCCTCAGCTGGGAAAAGGAACTGTGGGAAAATACACCGGCCCCCATCCGCCGGCAGTTGTCGGCTGATGGGGGCCTTTGA